The following coding sequences are from one Diachasmimorpha longicaudata isolate KC_UGA_2023 chromosome 6, iyDiaLong2, whole genome shotgun sequence window:
- the LOC135163851 gene encoding alkylated DNA repair protein alkB homolog 8 isoform X2: protein MENYEIFMPPGKSYCFIQFSSRELALTFYDRLNGHIIEGEESPLYLTFSESLPKLEDALASPDLPPGLKIIEDFITPEQETFLLENIDWNEEDSSSELKHRKVKHFGFKFRYDSNQVDPNDPIIPIPEDFRFLQKLFERHDCGQFVYDQLTINRYSPGQGIPPHIDTHSVFEDPILSLSLGSLCVMDFKRCEKKISILLRPRSLVVMSGESRYAWTHGIRPRHSDIVAGDNGITTRQRGTRISFTFRKVKNGNCQCDFDEYCDTVNRHKKNIDDSVAPRLELSHVHEVYEEISSHFDETRHKPWPNVTKFLGSIQPGSFLLDVGCGNGKYLNETPGIFKVGCDRSSGLTGICRKRSFEVLLSDCLQLPFKSNSVDAAISIAVIHHLSTPERRRLAFSEILRVLRPGGRCLIYVWAKEQHRNSKDSSYLRTNLKKSEDSEGRELQKFFQGLALPVHENRTSFNHSDVLVPWKRKGGGEFFRYYHVFEEGEFVELCKGLFESTIEKIYYDQGNWCTILKKI, encoded by the exons ATGGAgaactatgaaatatttatgcCTCCAGGgaaatcatattgttttatcCAATTTTCAAGTCGAGAATTGGCTTTGACATTTTATGATCGGCTTAATGGACACATAATTGAAGGAGAAGAGTCTCCCCTGTATTTAACATTCTCCGAATCAT TACCGAAGCTGGAAGATGCGCTGGCGTCTCCGGACCTCCCTCCAGGGCTGAAAATTATCGAGGACTTCATAACACCTGAGCAAGAAACTTTTCTGTTAGAAAATATTGATTGGAACGAGGAGGATTCCTCCTCAGAGCTTAAACATCGTAAAGTGAAGCATTTCGGGTTCAAGTTTCGTTATGACAGCAATCAAGTCGATCCAAACGATCCCATCATTCCAATTCCGGAGGATTTTAGATTCCTTCAAAAGCTGTTCGAGAGacacgactgtggacaatttgtTTACGATCAATTGACCATTAATCGCTATTCACCTGGCCAAG GAATTCCACCTCATATAGATACTCACAGTGTCTTTGAGGATCCAATTCTAAGTCTCTCTCTCGGCTCGCTATGCGTAATGGATTTTAAGAGGTGTGAgaagaaaatttccattcttCTCCGTCCCCGGTCACTGGTTGTAATGTCTGGGGAGTCTAGGTATGCCTGGACTCACGGTATTCGTCCTAGACACAGTGACATCGTGGCAGGTGATAATGGAATCacaacgagacagagaggcactCGTATATCATTCACTTTTAGAAAAGTGAAGAATGGAAATTGTCAGTGCGATTTCGACGAGTATTGTGATACGGTGAACAGACACAAGAAGAATATAGATGACTCTGTAGCTCCAAGACTAGAATTGTCTCATGTGCATGAG GTGTACGAAGAAATTTCAAGTCATTTCGATGAAACGAGACATAAACCGTGGCCCAATGTGACTAAATTCCTTGGCAGTATTCAACCTGGAAGTTTCTTACTTGATGTTGGATGTGGAAATGGGAAATACCTGAATGAAACCCCTGGAATTTTTAAG GTTGGCTGCGATAGGAGTTCAGGCTTAACTGGGATTTGCAGAAAAAGATCCTTTGAAGTACTGCTATCCGACTGTCTTCAATTACCATTTAAATCGAACTCTGTAGACGCTGCAATAAGCATTGCAGTGATTCATCATCTTTCCACGCCAGAAAGACGGAGATTGGCATTTTCGGAAATTCTCAGAGTACTGCGACCTGGGGGGAGGTGTTTGATATATGTTTGGGCTAAGGAACAGCACAGAAACTCCAAGGACTCGTCCTACCTTCGGACTAACCTTAAAAAAAGCGAGGATTCCGAGGGCAGGGAATTGCAGAAATTCTTTCAGGGGCTTGCTCTACCTGTTCACGAGAATCGAACGAGTTTTAACCACAGTGATGTTCTTGTTCCCTGGAAGAGGAAGGGAGGGGGCGAGTTCTTTCGATATTATCATGTTTTTGAGGAAGGAGAGTTTGTAGAACTTTGCAAAGGTCTTTTTGAATCCACAATTGAGAAGATTTACTACGATCAAGGGAATTGGTGTAcaattttaaagaaaatatag
- the LOC135163854 gene encoding coiled-coil domain-containing protein 22, with product MEEVDNIIIHSLRQIGCDIDVNVTNLRGFETDLVVEATVRCLDIIKPGFGISRILPANMAARFRTGASLAQACSELGYRGDIGYQTFLYSSESDLRRVLIFLTEKLPKETDKISIEPTSNFDKLEKSVASILQKNLSTPWLPHYCHRSRNDEYDSMPYRAVDLDLPPDNPSTEYEVYHATYQQSVPELMDQECLIPSIVSRTSKLLYSRPTNIIERLEWLNKLPETSEFPGERISSRFTLNERLQLQTSKRRDATEEMTRSPESASTLPEPSAPSREERQVLEVEGMKANCEKLRVEVETISNELVNLSTQLSQVKSKRLEEERELEVREEQRKIKARTYDLLEDGDNNIAKLEGVIEAGRNKLIHLANQWEKHRAPLIKQYRDEREKYSAKTNTSQKKLDKLRIVRERERELMDECHMKDQQYVQLMTDVQKLPKDVNRSAYTQRILEIINNVRKQREEIDKVLGDTREIQKEINTLSGRLERSFTVVDELIFRDAKSNEASRRAYKLLATLHSDCSELVNLVEETGTTLREIRDLEEQIDSESTKNVGANLERITADLKQMRQETASLTAQLTSKNS from the exons ATGGAGGAAGTTGacaatattattattcactCGCTACGGCAAATTGGCTG TGATATCGATGTGAATGTTACAAATCTGAGGGGTTTCGAGACAGATTTAGTGGTGGAGGCAACTGTGAGATGTTTAGATATCATTAAGCCTGGTTTCGGCATCTCTAGGATTCTTCCTGCAAATATGGCTGCGAGGTTCAGGACTGGGGCTTCTCTAGCTCAAGCCTGCTCG GAACTCGGTTACAGAGGGGACATAGGCTACCAGACGTTCCTCTATAGTTCCGAAAGCGATTTGCGACGTGTCCTGATATTCCTAACTGAAAAGCTGCCAAAGGAGACCGACAAGATCTCAATAGAGCCCACTAGTAATTTCGATAAGCTGGAGAAATCGGTGGCGTCAATTCTGCAAAAGAATTTGTCAACCCCCTGGTTACCCCACTACTGCCACAGATCGAGGAACGACGAATATGACAGTATGCCTTACAGAGCAGTTGATCTCGACCTCCCCCCCGATAATCCCTCCACAGAATATGAGGTTTATCATGCTACATATCAGCAGTCAGTGCCTGAACTTATGGACCAAGAGTGCCTCATACCCTCGATAGTATCACGAACCTCCAAATTACTTTACTCGCGACCAACGAATATAATAGAACGACTAGAATGGTTAAATAAATTACCTGAAACCAGTGAATTCCCTGGCGAAAGAATATCGAGTAGGTTCACGTTAAATGAGCGGCTGCAGCTGCAAACATCTAAACGACGAGATGCGACTGAAGAGATGACGAGGAGTCCAGAATCAGCTTCGACACTGCCAGAGCCCTCAGCTCCTTCCAGAGAGGAAAGACAGGTGTTGGAAGTTGAGGGAATGAAGGCGAACTGCGAAAAATTGAGAGTTGAGGTGGAAACGATAAGCAATGAACTGGTGAATCTGAGCACTCAGCTGTCCCAGGTAAAGAGCAAGAGGCTTGAAGAGGAGAGGGAGCTAGAGGTAAGGGAGGAGCAGAGGAAGATCAAGGCGAGGACTTACGATCTCCTCGAAGACGGTGATAATAACATTGCCAAGCTGGAGGGTGTCATCGAGGCCGGGAGGAACAAGCTAATCCACTTGGCCAATCAGTGGGAGAAGCACAGGGCCCCTCTGATCAAGCAATACAGAGACGAGAGGGAAAAGTATTCAGCCAAGACCAACACTAGTCAAAAAAAGCTAGACAAACTAAGGATTGtcagggagagggagagggaactCATGGATGAGTGCCACATGAAGGATCAGCAGTATGTACAGTTGATGACGGACGTCCAGAAACTACCGAAAGATGTCAACAGATCGGCATACACTCAGAGGATACTGGAAATCATAAATAATGTGAGGAAGCAGAGGGAGGAGATCGATAAAGTGCTGGGGGACACCAGAGAGATTCAGAAGGAGATCAATACTCTCAGTGGAAGACTCGAGAGGTCTTTCACTGTCGTTGATGAACTCATCTTCAGGGATGCCAAGAGCAATGAAGCCTCCAGGAGGGCATATAAACTCCTCGCCACTTTACATTCTGATTGCAGTGAACTCGTTAATCTTGTAGAGGAGACTGGGACTACGTTGAGGGAGATCAGGGATTTGGAGGAAcag ATTGATTCGGAATCAACGAAGAATGTTGGAGCTAATTTAGAGCGAATAACAGCTGATTTGAAGCAAATGAGACAAGAGACTGCATCACTAACAGCACAATTGACAAGTAAAAACTcgtga
- the LOC135163877 gene encoding lipoyl synthase, mitochondrial → MFRSLSAKNLSTSGSFRATYSVKQYSKTTDDISFLDKLTNGPQLEDFLSGRASKYEGKLKLEKGDNTRLRLPPWLKTEIPIGENYSRIKSQLRELKLATVCEEARCPNIGECWGGGTHGTATATIMLMGDTCTRGCRFCSIKTSRAPPPLNPEEPEHTATAVAAWGLDYVVLTSVDRDDLPDGGAHHIAETIRELKKRSSILVEALVPDFGGKEDCIKTIVESKLDVFAHNIETVERLTPFVRDRRARYRQSLKVLEGAKKLNAELITKSSIMLGLGETDEEVETTMRELREAGVDALTLGQYMQPTKRHLKVIEYVTPEKFKAWEEYGGKLGFLYTASGPLVRSSYKAGEFFLTNILKERRSKKTDENPQS, encoded by the exons ATGTTTCGATCTTTATCCGCTAAAAATCTAAGTACTAGTGGCAGTTTTAGGGCGACCTATTCG GTGAAACAATACTCAAAAACAACAGACGACATATCTTTTTTGGACAAGTTAACCAATGGGCCACAGTTGGAGGATTTTCTGTCAGGGAGAGCCTCCAAATACGAAGGCAAACTGAAGCTTGAAAAGGGGGATAATACGAGGTTACGATTACCACCATGGCTGAAGACAGAGATCCCCATCGGGGAAAATTACTCGAGGATAAAATCACAATTAAGAGAATTAAAATTGGCTACGGTGTGTGAAGAGGCGAGATGTCCTAACATTGGGGAGTGCTGGGGAGGTGGGACTCACGGAACTGCCACAGCAACCATTATG CTGATGGGAGACACCTGTACTAGGGGCTGTAGATTCTGCTCTATCAAGACATCTCGGGCCCCACCACCTCTAAATCCTGAGGAACCTGAACATACAGCGACTGCTGTGGCTGCCTGGGGGCTGGACTACGTGGTTTTGACATCAGTCGATCGAGATG ATTTACCTGATGGAGGAGCACATCATATTGCGGAGACCATAAGAGAGCTGAAGAAAAG GAGCAGCATTCTAGTTGAAGCTCTTGTGCCAGACTTTGGTGGTAAAGAGGATTGCATAAAAACAATTGTTGAATCAAAGCTAGATGTTTTTGCTCACAACATCGAGACAGTGGAGCGGCTTACACCTTTCGTCAGAGATAGACGAGCACGCTATAG ACAGTCGTTAAAAGTGCTGGAAGGTGCGAAAAAGTTGAATGCAGAGTTAATCACAAAATCCTCGATAATGCTTGGGCTCGGAGAGACTGACGAAGAGGTGGAGACGACGATGAGGGAATTGAGAGAGGCTGGGGTCGATGCTCTGACGCTTGGTCAGTACATGCAACCCACAAAAAGACATCTCAAAGTCATAGAGTATGTGACACCAGAAAAATTCAAGGCCTGGGAAGAATACGGTGGTAAACTTGGATTTTTGTACACTGCAAGTGGACCCCTCGTACGGTCCTCCTACAAAGCCGGTGAATTCTTCCTCACCAATATTCTCAAGGAGAGGAGGAGTAAAAAGAC
- the LOC135163865 gene encoding small ribosomal subunit protein mS27-like codes for MWSSVRSSTRPLLRLRRLKNPSRTFLSSSYPCIDAWNKRFDSPLLSKVNPSDMFLELDQKYQSTGSLSAVDVDIFANTVRDDERSDELVDILHKLRLTMQTTSTLDSTHHAVIRYFLERDEKTLWDILNDRLNYGIFPDHFSYNLLMDTFIKQKNFASAAKIATLLMLQEDQEHPICNALAVYSCHKYLENTENWGPPPPSPPVNPKEEVVRVRVRYLRNPYFDDHFDLTDPKHLVGKTFVFFGKSMDDALGRSLILRGYVLWGKFESAAEMAQGWFDGNIEGVVYKEVLELVRKDLEGVDEQKAGEHLQKMKEVMEKLQGMILKEGDMEIQIEERVKKAVAEREKGDIELQCKLYEEWEKTRMDHLQKQLIEINNQKRIKNIEDMKKDLQVRERLLTFFENEEKLELQIEEKLKREDEKYGPPIELKEDEEDNYIPPEVKQHSNKTHI; via the exons atgTGGAGTTCAGTGAGATCCAGCACTCGACCCCTGCTTCGTCTAAGGCGTTTGAAAAACCCCTCGAGGACCTTCCTCTCGTCTTCTTATCCCTGCATCGATGCCTGGAACAAACGATTCGATTCCCCTCTCCTCAGCAAGGTAAACCCCAGTGATATGTTCCTCGAGCTCGACCAGAAGTACCAGAGTACAGGCTCGCTGAGTGCTGTGGACGTTGACATCTTTGCCAATACTGTGAGAGACGACGAGAGGTCGGACGAGCTAGTGGACATCCTTCACAAGTTGAGGCTCACAATGCAGACGACCAGCACACTTGACTCAACCCATCATGCTGTCATCAG ATATTTCCTGGAGAGGGACGAGAAGACGTTGTGGGACATTTTGAACGACAGGCTGAACTATGGAATCTTCCCTGACCATTTTTCCTACAATTTACTGATGGATACTTTCATAAAACAAAAGAATTTTGCATCAGCAGCAAAGATAGCTACCCTCCTGATGCTCCAGGAGGATCAGGAGCACCCCATTTGCAATGCTCTCGCTGTCTACTCATGTCACAAATATCTGGAGAACACTGAGAACTGGGGGCCACCGCCTCCATCCCCTCCGGTGAATCCCAAGGAAGAGGTAGTGAGAGTAAGAGTAAGATACCTGAGGAATCCTTATTTTGATGATCACTTCGATCTGACTGACCCAAAGCATCTAGTTGGCAAGACCTTTGTCTTCTTTGGCAAGAGTATGGATGACGCCTTGGGGAGGTCCCTGATTCTCAGGGGATATGTCCTATGGGGAAAATTTGAAAGTGCGGCTGAGATGGCTCAAGGCTGGTTTGATGGGAATATTGAGGGAGTAGTATATAAAGAGGTCCTGGAACTCGTGAGGAAGGACCTTGAGGGAGTTGACGAGCAGAAGGCGGGAGAACATTTGCAGAAAATGAAGGAGGTGATGGAGAAACTCCAGGGAATGATCTTGAAGGAGGGAGACATGGAGATCCAAATAGAGGAGAGGGTCAAGAAGGCCGTTGCCGAACGAGAGAAGGGAGATATTGAGTTGCAGTGCAAG ctCTATGAGGAGTGGGAGAAAACCCGAATGGATCACCTCCAAAAGCAACTGATAGAAATCAATAACCAGAAGAGGATCAAGAACATTGAAGACATGAAGAAAGACTTGCAAGTACGAGAGCGATTACTGACATTCTTCGAGAACGAGGAGAAGCTCGAGCTTCAGATAGAGGAGAAACTCAAAAGGGAAGATGAAAAGTACGGACCACCTATTGAACTCAAAGAGGACGAGGAAGATAACTACATACCCCCAGAAGTTAAACAGCACTCGAACAAGACTCACATTTGA
- the LOC135163851 gene encoding alkylated DNA repair protein alkB homolog 8 isoform X1 encodes MVFRKCQRGSWRVRITNHEVFMEKMSARGTAEARKCLRKQKRAKHRLARDMEINCCDTSTQNLVICNAGLVTGFTRQRLENILRNCGNLMENYEIFMPPGKSYCFIQFSSRELALTFYDRLNGHIIEGEESPLYLTFSESLPKLEDALASPDLPPGLKIIEDFITPEQETFLLENIDWNEEDSSSELKHRKVKHFGFKFRYDSNQVDPNDPIIPIPEDFRFLQKLFERHDCGQFVYDQLTINRYSPGQGIPPHIDTHSVFEDPILSLSLGSLCVMDFKRCEKKISILLRPRSLVVMSGESRYAWTHGIRPRHSDIVAGDNGITTRQRGTRISFTFRKVKNGNCQCDFDEYCDTVNRHKKNIDDSVAPRLELSHVHEVYEEISSHFDETRHKPWPNVTKFLGSIQPGSFLLDVGCGNGKYLNETPGIFKVGCDRSSGLTGICRKRSFEVLLSDCLQLPFKSNSVDAAISIAVIHHLSTPERRRLAFSEILRVLRPGGRCLIYVWAKEQHRNSKDSSYLRTNLKKSEDSEGRELQKFFQGLALPVHENRTSFNHSDVLVPWKRKGGGEFFRYYHVFEEGEFVELCKGLFESTIEKIYYDQGNWCTILKKI; translated from the exons ATGGTTTTCCGAAAATGCCAAAG AGGCAGCTGGAGGGTTCGGATAACAAATCACGA AGTTTTCATGGAGAAAATGAGTGCAAGAGGGACTGCTGAGGCACGCAAATGCTTGAGAAAACAGAAGAGGGCAAAACACAGACTTGCCAGGGAcatggaaattaattgttgTGATACTTCTACTCAG AATCTGGTAATCTGTAATGCTGGATTGGTAACTGGATTTACACGTCAGAGGCTAGAAAACATTCTCCGCAATTGCGGGAATTTAATGGAgaactatgaaatatttatgcCTCCAGGgaaatcatattgttttatcCAATTTTCAAGTCGAGAATTGGCTTTGACATTTTATGATCGGCTTAATGGACACATAATTGAAGGAGAAGAGTCTCCCCTGTATTTAACATTCTCCGAATCAT TACCGAAGCTGGAAGATGCGCTGGCGTCTCCGGACCTCCCTCCAGGGCTGAAAATTATCGAGGACTTCATAACACCTGAGCAAGAAACTTTTCTGTTAGAAAATATTGATTGGAACGAGGAGGATTCCTCCTCAGAGCTTAAACATCGTAAAGTGAAGCATTTCGGGTTCAAGTTTCGTTATGACAGCAATCAAGTCGATCCAAACGATCCCATCATTCCAATTCCGGAGGATTTTAGATTCCTTCAAAAGCTGTTCGAGAGacacgactgtggacaatttgtTTACGATCAATTGACCATTAATCGCTATTCACCTGGCCAAG GAATTCCACCTCATATAGATACTCACAGTGTCTTTGAGGATCCAATTCTAAGTCTCTCTCTCGGCTCGCTATGCGTAATGGATTTTAAGAGGTGTGAgaagaaaatttccattcttCTCCGTCCCCGGTCACTGGTTGTAATGTCTGGGGAGTCTAGGTATGCCTGGACTCACGGTATTCGTCCTAGACACAGTGACATCGTGGCAGGTGATAATGGAATCacaacgagacagagaggcactCGTATATCATTCACTTTTAGAAAAGTGAAGAATGGAAATTGTCAGTGCGATTTCGACGAGTATTGTGATACGGTGAACAGACACAAGAAGAATATAGATGACTCTGTAGCTCCAAGACTAGAATTGTCTCATGTGCATGAG GTGTACGAAGAAATTTCAAGTCATTTCGATGAAACGAGACATAAACCGTGGCCCAATGTGACTAAATTCCTTGGCAGTATTCAACCTGGAAGTTTCTTACTTGATGTTGGATGTGGAAATGGGAAATACCTGAATGAAACCCCTGGAATTTTTAAG GTTGGCTGCGATAGGAGTTCAGGCTTAACTGGGATTTGCAGAAAAAGATCCTTTGAAGTACTGCTATCCGACTGTCTTCAATTACCATTTAAATCGAACTCTGTAGACGCTGCAATAAGCATTGCAGTGATTCATCATCTTTCCACGCCAGAAAGACGGAGATTGGCATTTTCGGAAATTCTCAGAGTACTGCGACCTGGGGGGAGGTGTTTGATATATGTTTGGGCTAAGGAACAGCACAGAAACTCCAAGGACTCGTCCTACCTTCGGACTAACCTTAAAAAAAGCGAGGATTCCGAGGGCAGGGAATTGCAGAAATTCTTTCAGGGGCTTGCTCTACCTGTTCACGAGAATCGAACGAGTTTTAACCACAGTGATGTTCTTGTTCCCTGGAAGAGGAAGGGAGGGGGCGAGTTCTTTCGATATTATCATGTTTTTGAGGAAGGAGAGTTTGTAGAACTTTGCAAAGGTCTTTTTGAATCCACAATTGAGAAGATTTACTACGATCAAGGGAATTGGTGTAcaattttaaagaaaatatag